A stretch of the Arthrobacter stackebrandtii genome encodes the following:
- the glgP gene encoding alpha-glucan family phosphorylase — translation MKAIRRFTVRTVVPAQISALTKLATNLRWSWHVPTRALFESLNPELWEKSRRDPLALLAALSREQFQELAADPGVVARVDAAQESLETYLSEPRWYQGLGAGAPECIAYFSPEFGITEVLPQYSGGLGILAGDHLKSASDLGVPLIGVGLLYQAGYFKQSLSKDAWQQESYPLLDPDALPLTLLREDDGTPAQVTLPLPGGRVLRAHIWRADVGRVPMLLLDSNVAGNDDAARGVTDRLYGGGGEHRLTQELLLGMGGVKALRVHARLTGTAAPEVFHTNEGHAGFLGIERIRELMDASVTPEPLSWGEALAAGRASTVFTTHTPVPAGIDRFPRGMVEHIFDGGLAPGVPVGPILELGAENYDGGDPGVFNMAVMGLRLAQRANGVAKLHGVVSRGMFSGLWPGFDVADVPITSVTNGVHVPTWVDPDLAALARERFGAEVLDGPDWSKVYEVSDADVWAMRRRLRSALVDDARLRLRASWKKRGAADAQLAWTDSVLDPDVLTIGFARRVPTYKRLTLMLRDPARLKALLLHPEHPIQIIIAGKSHPADDAGKKMIQDLVQFTDDPEVRHRIIFLPNYDIAMARTLFPGCDVWLNNPLRPLEACGTSGMKAAINGSLNLSVMDGWWDEMYDGENGWAIPTANTGAGDDERDDIEAAALYELLETQVAPRFYGEVVAAAAGAAGPSQPHSGGLPAHWISMIKHTLADLGPKVSANRMVAEYVERLYRPAAESGRAARAANHASVRELAAWIDRVRPAWPAVHVEHVESHGLSDEPQIGESVLVRAHVNLGPLAPEDVSVSVVYGTAGDSDELLDTRVLELGSAEETGPGRYQFSADLLIDRSGNFGYGIKVLPRHAALANPAELALITTG, via the coding sequence ATGAAGGCAATCCGCAGATTTACCGTTCGCACCGTCGTTCCTGCGCAGATTTCCGCGCTGACCAAACTGGCCACCAACCTGCGCTGGTCGTGGCATGTGCCCACCCGCGCCCTGTTCGAATCGCTGAATCCGGAGCTGTGGGAGAAGTCCCGCCGCGACCCGCTGGCACTGCTGGCGGCGCTGTCCCGCGAGCAGTTCCAGGAGCTCGCCGCCGATCCCGGCGTGGTGGCCCGGGTGGACGCGGCGCAGGAGAGCCTGGAGACGTACCTGTCCGAGCCGCGCTGGTACCAGGGGCTGGGGGCCGGCGCGCCGGAATGCATTGCCTATTTCTCCCCGGAATTCGGCATCACCGAGGTGCTGCCGCAGTACTCGGGCGGGCTCGGCATCCTGGCAGGCGACCACCTCAAGTCCGCATCCGACCTCGGGGTGCCGCTCATCGGCGTCGGGCTCCTCTACCAGGCGGGCTACTTCAAGCAGTCGCTGTCCAAGGACGCGTGGCAGCAGGAGAGCTACCCGCTGCTGGACCCGGATGCCCTGCCGCTGACGCTGCTGCGCGAGGACGACGGCACGCCGGCGCAGGTGACGCTGCCGCTGCCCGGCGGGCGGGTGCTGCGCGCACACATTTGGCGGGCCGATGTGGGGCGGGTGCCGATGCTGCTGCTCGATTCGAACGTGGCGGGGAACGATGACGCCGCGCGCGGGGTGACCGACAGGCTGTACGGCGGCGGCGGCGAGCACCGGCTGACGCAGGAACTGCTGCTGGGCATGGGCGGGGTCAAGGCGCTGCGCGTGCACGCCCGGCTCACCGGGACCGCGGCGCCGGAGGTGTTCCACACCAACGAGGGGCACGCCGGATTCCTCGGCATCGAGCGGATCCGTGAGCTCATGGACGCCTCGGTGACTCCGGAGCCGCTGTCGTGGGGCGAAGCGCTGGCGGCGGGCCGGGCGTCCACTGTTTTCACCACGCACACCCCGGTGCCGGCAGGCATCGACCGCTTCCCGCGCGGCATGGTGGAGCACATTTTCGACGGCGGGCTGGCGCCGGGCGTGCCCGTGGGCCCCATCCTGGAGCTGGGCGCCGAGAATTACGACGGCGGCGACCCCGGCGTGTTCAACATGGCCGTCATGGGGCTGCGCCTGGCCCAGCGCGCCAACGGCGTGGCCAAGCTGCACGGCGTGGTCTCGCGCGGCATGTTCTCCGGGCTGTGGCCGGGCTTCGATGTGGCCGATGTGCCCATCACCTCCGTGACCAACGGCGTGCACGTGCCCACCTGGGTCGACCCTGACCTGGCAGCCCTGGCCCGGGAGCGCTTTGGCGCCGAGGTGCTGGACGGGCCCGACTGGTCCAAGGTGTACGAGGTCAGCGACGCGGATGTGTGGGCGATGCGCCGGCGCCTGCGTTCCGCCCTGGTGGACGACGCCCGGCTGCGGCTGCGCGCCTCCTGGAAGAAGCGCGGCGCCGCGGACGCCCAGCTCGCCTGGACCGATTCCGTGCTGGATCCCGATGTGCTGACCATCGGCTTTGCCCGCCGCGTGCCCACGTACAAGCGCCTGACCCTGATGCTGCGCGACCCCGCCCGGCTCAAGGCCCTGCTGCTGCACCCGGAGCACCCGATCCAGATCATCATCGCCGGCAAGTCCCACCCGGCCGACGACGCCGGCAAGAAAATGATCCAGGACCTGGTCCAGTTCACCGACGACCCCGAGGTCCGCCACCGCATCATTTTCCTGCCCAACTACGACATCGCCATGGCCCGCACGCTGTTCCCCGGCTGCGACGTCTGGCTCAACAACCCGCTGCGGCCCCTCGAGGCGTGCGGCACCTCCGGCATGAAGGCCGCCATCAACGGCTCGCTGAACCTCTCCGTCATGGACGGCTGGTGGGATGAGATGTACGACGGCGAAAACGGCTGGGCGATCCCGACGGCAAATACCGGGGCCGGGGACGATGAACGGGACGACATTGAGGCGGCAGCCCTGTATGAGCTGCTCGAAACGCAGGTTGCCCCGCGGTTTTACGGCGAAGTGGTGGCCGCGGCCGCCGGTGCTGCCGGGCCGTCGCAGCCCCACTCCGGCGGGCTGCCGGCGCACTGGATCTCCATGATCAAGCACACCCTTGCCGACCTTGGGCCCAAGGTTTCTGCCAACCGGATGGTGGCCGAGTACGTGGAACGGCTGTACCGGCCCGCCGCCGAATCCGGCCGGGCCGCCCGGGCCGCCAACCATGCCTCGGTGCGCGAATTGGCGGCCTGGATCGACCGGGTCCGGCCGGCCTGGCCTGCGGTCCATGTGGAGCATGTGGAGTCCCACGGCCTCTCCGACGAACCCCAGATCGGCGAGTCCGTCCTGGTCCGCGCCCACGTCAACCTGGGCCCGCTGGCCCCGGAGGACGTGTCCGTCAGCGTGGTGTACGGGACAGCCGGCGACTCCGACGAGCTGCTGGACACGCGTGTCCTGGAACTCGGATCTGCAGAGGAGACCGGCCCCGGCCGCTACCAGTTCTCCGCGGATCTGCTGATCGACCGCTCGGGCAATTTTGGCTACGGCATCAAGGTGCTCCCGCGGCACGCAGCCCTGGCCAACCCCGCGGAGCTGGCGCTGATCACCACGGGGTAG